A DNA window from Gigantopelta aegis isolate Gae_Host chromosome 4, Gae_host_genome, whole genome shotgun sequence contains the following coding sequences:
- the LOC121371016 gene encoding USP6 N-terminal-like protein — translation MTTSTIPDYEEIQRAAKERAEIVAKYDKGREEGAQIDPWEDPLFEVYHVTDRYGFIHDTPLPEVTDAVEAKSRAQEVERTQKWLKMVKNWDKYYPGEKLTRRVYKGIPDRLRGEVWSRLLNVKKVMAEQEGIYEHMKQRARQKSTSIRQIDLDVNRTYRNHIMFRERYGVKQQALFHVLAAYSVYNTEVGYCQGMSEIAALLLMYLNEEEAFWGLSQLFISEKHTVHGFFIPGFPKLMRFQEHHDVVIKKFISKTRRHLEKNEIYPALYTIKWFLQCFLDRTPFHLTLRLWDIWMLEGDRVLTGMAYCILKLHKRRINKMQIDDLLTFFQSTLEKDFVYDDDSVIEQLQICMEELRKGRMDLPPKPRINESPTLPFGLDIEPSLDQLVGRRTSESIDDHFRRHPPPRSGKAAYLRKRHLNNLNSPEMAHSDTRSVQSSRLSEYSIDDQSSSYDTAANSRMSLVDYSRRTSTPSSRTSYADASEVNSLNLTLSHQHLEQVEDTGHDDSFDRTVEYDHIDPPLASTSQFHRVDQPLQAVKILNVHIEPMEADSKPPSDTSEYDNVNGVEERRDGDTTPVPMHVSQSGGFDNVYNNKFPKSKSDGYVSVSRDSEMVVVNGVDGSITSQMKVARTEDQLSRSQHSDSSYRNYVDQQNGFQVERQYSHHVTQSTTTRTRTVHTKQHKETVFL, via the exons CCACTAGTACCATCCCTGACTATGAAGAGATTCAGAGAGCTGCCAAGGAGAGGGCAGAGATTGTTGCCAAATACGACAAG GGCAGAGAAGAGGGCGCACAGATTGATCCATGGGAGGATCCATTATTTGAGGTGTATCACGTCACAGACAGATATGGATTTATTCA tgacaCTCCATTGCCTGAGGTTACCGATGCAGTCGAGGCAAAG aGCCGTGCCCAGGAAGTGGAAAGAACTCAAAAATGGCTGAAGATGGTAAAAAACTGGGACAAGTATTATCCTGGGGAAAAG ctgACACGGCGCGTCTACAAAGGCATTCCCGACAGACTGCGTGGTGAGGTCTGGTCTCGGTTGTTAAACGTTAAAAAAGTGATGGCTGAACAAGAAGGAATATATGAG caCATGAAACAGCGTGCCAGACAAAAGTCTACATCTATTCGACAAATAGATCTAGATGTCAACCGAACGTATAGAAATCATATCATGTTCAGAGAAAGATATGGTGTCAA ACAGCAGGCCTTGTTCCATGTGCTAGCAGCATACTCAGTCTACAACACAGAGGTCGGCTACTGCCAGGGCATGAGTGAGATTGCAGCCCTCTTACTCATGTATCTCAATGAGGAG gaAGCATTTTGGGGGTTGTCTCAGCTGTTTATAAGTGAAAAGCACACAGTCCATG gtTTTTTCATTCCTGGTTTTCCGAAACTGATGCGCTTCCAAGAACATCATGATGTTGTAATTAAGAAGTTTATTTCCAAAACCCGGCGCCATCTG GAGAAGAATGAAATCTATCCAGCCCTGTACACCATCAAGTGGTTTCTGCAATGCTTCTTGGATAGG ACTCCATTTCACCTAACTTTACGACTGTGGGACATTTGGATGTTGGAAGGTGATCGTGTTCTTACAGGAATGGCTTACTGTATTCTTAAACTTCACAAAA gACGGATTAACAAAATGCAAATAGATGATCTTCTGACATTCTTCCAGTCAACGTTAGAGAAAGACTTTGTTTATGACGACGATTCTGTGATAGAGCAACTGCAAATTTGCATGGAAGAACTCCGTAAGGGCCGAATGGATCTTCCACCGAAACCTAGGATAAATGAAAGCCCGACCCTTCCTTTCGGTTTGGACATTGAACCCAGCCTGGACCAGCTGGTTGGGAGGAGAACCTCGGAATCGATAGACGATCATTTCCGGCGCCATCCCCCACCCCGTAGCGGGAAGGCAGCCTATTTGAGAAAACGCCATCTCAACAATCTGAACAGTCCCGAAATGGCACACAGCGACACACGATCTGTACAGTCTAGTCGATTATCGGAATACTCAATAGACGACCAATCGTCTTCGTACGACACGGCGGCCAACTCGAGGATGTCTCTCGTGGACTACAGCCGCCGGACGTCGACGCCCAGTTCACGGACGTCGTACGCCGACGCGTCCGAGGTGAACAGTCTGAACCTGACGCTGAGTCATCAACACCTGGAGCAGGTGGAGGACACCGGTCACGATGACTCGTTCGACCGGACGGTCGAGTACGACCACATAGATCCGCCACTTGCGTCTACCTCACAGTTTCACAGAGTGGACCAGCCTCTGCAGGCCGTGAAGATACTGAACGTTCACATCGAGCCCATGGAGGCCGATTCGAAACCCCCATCGGACACGTCGGAATACGACAATGTGAACGGCGTCGAAGAGCGCCGCGACGGAGACACGACGCCAGTGCCGATGCACGTCAGCCAGTCGGGCGGCTTTGACAACGTTTACAACAACAAGTTTCCCAAGAGCAAGTCAGATGGGTACGTGTCTGTGAGTCGTGACAGCGAAATGGTTGTGGTGAACGGTGTCGACGGCAGCATCACGTCGCAGATGAAGGTGGCAAGGACCGAGGACCAGCTGAGTCGTAGTCAGCACTCGGACTCGTCGTATCGCAACTACGTCGACCAGCAGAACGGGTTCCAGGTGGAGAGGCAGTACTCGCACCACGTCACCCAGTCCACCACAACACGCACCAGAACTGTACACACAAAGCAGCACAAAGAAACGGTTTTCTTATGA